A region of Marnyiella aurantia DNA encodes the following proteins:
- the rimO gene encoding 30S ribosomal protein S12 methylthiotransferase RimO — translation MRTKSTGRKKINIVTLGCSKNVYDSEVLMGQLEANGKEVVHEDRGDIVVINTCGFIDNAKEESINTILDFVEAKKRGEVEQVFVTGCLSERYKPDLIREIPDVDQYFGTRDLPLLLKHLGADYRQELVGERLTTTPRHYAYLKIAEGCDRPCSFCAIPLMRGKNVSTPIENLVIEAEKLAKKGVKELILIAQDLTYYGLDIYKKRALGDLLLRLVTVEGIEWIRLHYAFPTGFPEDVLEIIKNEPKVCNYIDIPLQHINSDILKAMKRGTSHEKTNALLDKFRFMVPDMAIRTTLIVGFPGETEERFQELKEWVRTQRFDRLGCFTYSHEENTTAYVLEDDVPQEVKEARVEEIMELQSQISWEKNQERIGKVYRCIFDRKEGNYFIGRTEFDSPDVDNTVLVEATNEVYIPIGEFADVLITSAEEFDLYGTLV, via the coding sequence ATGCGCACAAAATCAACAGGCAGGAAGAAAATCAATATTGTAACCCTTGGATGTTCCAAAAACGTGTACGACTCCGAAGTGCTTATGGGTCAGCTGGAAGCAAACGGTAAAGAAGTGGTTCACGAAGACCGCGGAGACATAGTGGTGATTAATACCTGCGGATTTATAGATAATGCCAAGGAAGAATCCATAAACACTATTCTGGACTTCGTGGAGGCCAAGAAAAGGGGAGAGGTGGAGCAGGTCTTCGTTACCGGCTGCCTTTCCGAAAGATATAAGCCGGACCTCATACGCGAAATTCCGGATGTAGACCAGTATTTCGGTACACGCGACCTCCCATTGCTGCTTAAACATCTGGGTGCAGATTACCGCCAGGAACTTGTGGGCGAACGTCTTACTACCACACCAAGACATTATGCATACCTGAAAATTGCCGAGGGCTGCGACAGGCCGTGTTCTTTCTGTGCCATCCCGCTTATGAGAGGCAAGAATGTTTCAACACCCATCGAGAATCTTGTAATTGAGGCTGAAAAGCTGGCGAAGAAAGGTGTCAAGGAACTTATCCTTATCGCGCAGGATCTTACTTACTACGGTCTGGACATCTATAAGAAACGTGCACTTGGTGATTTGCTGCTGAGGCTTGTAACTGTTGAAGGTATTGAATGGATTCGCCTTCATTATGCCTTTCCGACCGGTTTTCCGGAGGATGTACTGGAAATCATTAAGAATGAGCCAAAGGTTTGCAACTATATAGATATACCGCTTCAGCATATAAATTCGGACATACTTAAAGCAATGAAGCGCGGAACCTCGCATGAGAAAACCAATGCGCTGCTGGACAAATTCAGATTTATGGTGCCGGATATGGCCATTCGTACTACGCTTATTGTCGGTTTCCCGGGCGAAACGGAAGAACGCTTCCAGGAGTTGAAGGAGTGGGTCCGTACACAGCGTTTTGACCGACTGGGCTGCTTCACCTATTCCCATGAGGAAAATACCACGGCTTATGTTTTGGAAGATGATGTGCCGCAGGAAGTGAAAGAAGCCCGTGTAGAAGAAATCATGGAACTTCAGTCGCAGATTTCGTGGGAGAAGAACCAGGAGCGTATCGGTAAGGTGTACCGCTGTATCTTCGACAGGAAAGAAGGAAACTATTTTATTGGACGTACCGAGTTCGATTCGCCGGATGTGGATAATACAGTACTTGTAGAAGCCACAAACGAGGTTTATATCCCAATCGGTGAGTTTGCAGATGTTCTTATTACCTCTGCAGAAGAGTTTGACCTCTATGGTACGCTTGTTTAG
- the rfbC gene encoding dTDP-4-dehydrorhamnose 3,5-epimerase, translating to MKIRPTPLQDCYILEPSIFTDERGYFYEKFNEKKFEELTGMNGHFVQDNISKSSYGVLRGLHLQKGDHAQAKLVSCLEGSVWDVAVDLRPDSATFGKWYGIELTAENKLQFYVPRGFGHGFSVLSETAVFAYKCDNFYNKESEGGVLWNDPDLAIDWKLPASDVILSDKDLIQPHFAERNF from the coding sequence ATGAAAATAAGACCCACTCCTCTGCAGGACTGTTATATCCTCGAGCCTTCCATTTTTACAGACGAACGCGGGTACTTCTACGAAAAGTTCAACGAAAAGAAATTTGAGGAGCTGACGGGTATGAACGGGCACTTCGTGCAGGACAATATATCAAAATCTTCTTATGGCGTGCTTCGTGGCCTGCATCTCCAGAAGGGTGATCATGCCCAGGCGAAACTTGTTTCCTGCCTGGAGGGAAGTGTTTGGGACGTTGCTGTGGACCTTAGGCCGGATTCAGCCACCTTTGGCAAATGGTACGGAATAGAACTCACCGCTGAAAACAAACTTCAGTTTTATGTGCCCCGCGGTTTTGGACACGGATTTTCTGTGCTGTCGGAAACGGCCGTTTTTGCCTATAAATGTGATAATTTTTATAATAAAGAATCAGAAGGCGGTGTGCTTTGGAATGACCCGGACCTGGCTATCGACTGGAAGCTACCTGCATCCGACGTTATCCTGTCTGATAAAGACCTCATTCAGCCGCACTTCGCTGAAAGAAATTTTTAA
- a CDS encoding MraY family glycosyltransferase, whose product MEYIIIAAAVLLFSLVYFRIANHYHIVDKPNRRSAHSEVTIRGGGVVYPFVFLVYLAYGQIFSEVHPEDYMLFGLGLFLVCAVSFIDDLRGLSSKVRLIFQFMAVLFLFYFIEAAPNTPAFLIPVAVVVTMGVLNAFNFMDGINGMSGLYSLVTLLSLYYINSSLTAFTDADFIVYPAIASIVFLFFNFRKKAVCFMGDVGSMGVAFWIAALAGTLIIATGELKWILLLAVYGVETVITIIERLRLGENIFKAHRRHLYQLFANDKGYSHIAVSAAYAGIQLVINILVIFSDLAGSVLIPVVMVLSVAAYVLVKRQVKKQISGSL is encoded by the coding sequence ATGGAGTATATCATCATCGCGGCTGCAGTACTGCTGTTCAGCCTTGTATATTTTCGGATTGCCAATCATTATCATATCGTTGACAAACCGAACAGGCGCAGCGCCCACAGTGAGGTTACCATTCGGGGTGGTGGTGTCGTATATCCATTCGTATTTCTGGTATACCTTGCGTATGGTCAGATTTTCTCTGAGGTACATCCGGAAGACTATATGCTTTTTGGTCTGGGGCTTTTTCTGGTTTGTGCCGTAAGTTTCATTGACGACCTTCGCGGTCTTTCCTCCAAAGTCCGGCTTATCTTCCAGTTTATGGCCGTGCTGTTCCTCTTTTATTTCATTGAAGCCGCACCCAATACTCCTGCTTTCCTTATTCCTGTTGCGGTAGTTGTTACGATGGGAGTCCTGAACGCTTTCAATTTTATGGACGGCATAAACGGGATGTCCGGTCTATACAGTTTGGTAACCCTTCTCAGTCTTTATTATATTAACAGTTCACTGACTGCATTTACCGATGCAGACTTCATCGTTTACCCAGCAATAGCCAGTATTGTATTTCTTTTTTTTAATTTCAGAAAGAAGGCTGTGTGTTTTATGGGCGATGTAGGAAGCATGGGAGTTGCCTTCTGGATTGCGGCACTTGCCGGAACGCTTATTATCGCAACCGGCGAACTGAAATGGATACTTCTGCTGGCCGTATATGGAGTAGAAACGGTAATTACAATTATTGAAAGGCTGCGTTTAGGCGAGAATATCTTTAAAGCGCACCGCAGGCATCTGTATCAGCTGTTTGCCAACGATAAAGGATATTCACATATTGCAGTGAGCGCTGCGTATGCGGGAATCCAGCTTGTAATTAATATATTAGTTATTTTCTCTGACCTGGCCGGATCTGTACTTATTCCTGTGGTCATGGTGCTTTCTGTTGCCGCTTATGTACTGGTTAAAAGGCAGGTCAAAAAACAAATATCCGGATCACTATGA
- a CDS encoding NAD-dependent epimerase/dehydratase family protein, with amino-acid sequence MITITGATGFVGSNLSVFLNEKDATVLPLSLRNSEWPELLDRNSQVLIHLAGKAHDTANVACDDDYYKINTELTKILFNEFLESDIRDFFYFSSVKAAADTVTGILDEKQRPDPQTAYGKSKRLAEEYLLSQQLPAGKRLFIIRPCMVHGPGNKGNLNLLYKVVSRNIPWPLAAYENSRSFLTIDNLNFLVWQMIQKELPSGVYHFADDQPVATNKLVKLIGEATGKPVKLWNIPQKLISFAAQSGDFLALPLTTERLKKLTESYVVSNAKIKKVLGIENLPVAAEDGLLKTLKSFN; translated from the coding sequence ATGATAACCATCACAGGCGCCACCGGCTTTGTTGGATCCAATTTATCAGTTTTCCTGAATGAAAAAGATGCGACTGTGCTTCCGCTTTCGCTCAGGAATAGTGAGTGGCCAGAACTGCTGGACAGGAATTCGCAGGTGCTGATTCATCTGGCCGGAAAAGCTCATGATACGGCCAACGTAGCGTGTGATGACGATTATTATAAGATCAATACAGAACTGACCAAAATCCTTTTCAATGAATTTTTGGAATCCGATATCCGGGACTTTTTCTATTTCAGCAGCGTAAAGGCCGCTGCGGATACTGTAACAGGTATCCTGGATGAAAAGCAGAGGCCTGATCCTCAAACTGCCTACGGCAAATCCAAGCGACTGGCCGAGGAGTATTTGCTTTCGCAGCAACTGCCCGCGGGCAAACGTCTGTTCATTATCCGGCCCTGTATGGTACACGGGCCCGGTAACAAAGGCAACCTGAATCTGCTGTATAAAGTGGTATCACGTAATATCCCCTGGCCCCTGGCAGCATATGAGAACAGCCGCAGTTTTCTAACTATCGACAACCTTAATTTTCTGGTCTGGCAAATGATACAAAAGGAGTTGCCCTCCGGCGTATATCATTTTGCTGATGATCAGCCCGTTGCTACTAACAAGCTGGTTAAACTCATTGGGGAGGCCACAGGAAAACCTGTAAAACTTTGGAATATCCCGCAGAAATTAATATCTTTCGCTGCTCAAAGCGGAGACTTTCTGGCTCTGCCGCTTACCACGGAACGGTTAAAGAAACTGACTGAAAGCTACGTAGTAAGCAATGCTAAAATAAAGAAGGTATTGGGCATAGAAAATCTGCCGGTTGCCGCAGAAGACGGTCTTTTGAAGACCCTGAAAAGTTTTAATTAA
- a CDS encoding glycosyltransferase → MITDYGSFNNFLAEIAIELSRKNYKIHIFTGKEKVIKVEDKYNYDEYGICFHFFKFPRSFNLFNHFKVSTEIQRSIKEINPDIVSIHFTTGIFTTILNGKLPYRTIGTFHGLGYPTIENFIKKQIFKVVEIFSTSRLDQVWVLNKSDQNLLNTMFDNVFLLPTNGLGCDLTKFNPENYRSSKGSLREQYNIKESDIVISFTGRYVNFKGYDIVIKTFRYLENNFKNIKLVTMGGPDSIHPTGLNREEEEYLTNNPNIIDVGFTDNVQEFLAFTNIFFFPSKKEGVPVCIVEALAMVIPVITFDARGCNDLVQDNVTGILMPLDAQPQDFAEKISELLKDETILSEFRRNIVAIRDQLSRKHFLEHQLNYFESL, encoded by the coding sequence GTGATAACAGATTACGGGAGTTTTAATAATTTTTTGGCAGAGATAGCCATCGAGCTTTCGCGAAAAAACTATAAAATACATATATTCACCGGTAAGGAAAAAGTGATTAAAGTCGAGGATAAATATAACTATGACGAATACGGAATCTGTTTTCATTTTTTTAAATTTCCCCGCAGCTTTAACCTTTTTAATCACTTTAAGGTTTCCACTGAAATCCAGAGGAGTATAAAGGAAATTAATCCAGATATAGTGAGCATTCATTTCACAACTGGTATTTTTACAACAATTCTTAATGGCAAATTACCATATCGTACGATTGGCACTTTTCACGGTCTCGGCTATCCAACTATCGAAAATTTCATAAAAAAACAAATTTTTAAAGTCGTGGAGATTTTTTCGACAAGTAGGCTAGATCAGGTATGGGTGCTAAATAAGTCTGACCAGAATTTACTGAACACAATGTTTGATAATGTATTTCTGCTGCCTACTAATGGGCTAGGTTGTGACCTGACAAAATTTAATCCTGAAAATTATCGCAGCAGCAAAGGAAGTTTGAGAGAACAATACAATATAAAAGAATCTGATATTGTTATTTCTTTTACAGGGAGATATGTTAATTTTAAGGGTTATGATATAGTTATTAAGACCTTTAGATATCTTGAGAACAACTTTAAAAATATTAAGCTGGTTACCATGGGTGGACCAGATAGTATACATCCAACTGGTCTTAATAGGGAAGAGGAAGAATATCTTACCAATAACCCCAATATTATAGACGTTGGTTTCACAGATAACGTTCAGGAATTTCTTGCATTTACTAATATTTTCTTTTTTCCCAGTAAGAAGGAAGGGGTTCCGGTTTGTATCGTAGAGGCACTCGCTATGGTAATTCCGGTTATCACATTTGATGCGCGAGGTTGTAATGATCTTGTTCAGGACAATGTTACAGGAATTCTCATGCCTTTAGATGCGCAGCCCCAGGATTTCGCAGAAAAAATTAGCGAACTGCTTAAGGATGAAACAATTCTCAGTGAATTTCGCAGAAATATTGTCGCTATCCGTGATCAACTTTCGCGTAAGCACTTTTTGGAACATCAACTTAATTATTTCGAATCATTATGA
- a CDS encoding glycoside hydrolase family protein: MIFRYILIILLLGTQGYDSQVDNTPYIQNLINQARKGSVIDGQNKTYYVTSLWLKSDIELKNFVLYAIPTQESDVSVISIGNDLHTNKYNRSTEAQEAFVASQTYPGIQNIVLDNIIIDGNRALQPALEVRDGGKHGISIKGFSNNITIKNVTARNCVTDGIALYRGLHTTLDRGVEVFAIRNIRIDNFQAFNNRRHGGSGDSIENFRCTNSRFENNGLDVWGKFSGAKPAVFNGNVYGNGWIMEGYGLGSGIRNIIFDQCSFISNAASGLLFYDVANSSDRNFIFRDKIKILNSTLDSGVQNPTGDFGLIFTSNIENKKNHMKLYNQVLVSNTTITGKILLRSVQNVHLLDVNIITRDETHGLLDYADNVSYLFTTNKKTIFTWEHYNGKNIQ, encoded by the coding sequence ATGATATTTAGATACATCTTGATAATTCTGCTACTTGGCACTCAAGGGTACGATAGCCAAGTTGATAATACTCCGTATATACAGAATCTAATCAATCAAGCCAGAAAAGGAAGCGTGATCGACGGGCAGAACAAAACATATTATGTTACTTCGCTATGGCTAAAATCCGACATAGAACTTAAAAATTTTGTCTTATATGCGATTCCCACACAAGAGTCTGACGTTAGCGTAATTAGCATTGGCAACGACCTGCATACTAATAAATACAATAGATCAACAGAAGCACAGGAAGCATTCGTCGCGTCTCAAACCTATCCCGGGATTCAGAATATTGTTTTGGATAATATCATAATCGACGGCAACAGAGCACTACAACCTGCATTGGAAGTAAGAGATGGGGGTAAGCACGGCATCTCTATCAAGGGCTTCAGCAATAATATCACAATAAAAAATGTGACTGCAAGAAACTGCGTCACTGATGGCATTGCGCTGTACCGAGGACTACACACTACTTTGGATAGAGGGGTTGAGGTTTTCGCAATCCGGAATATCCGCATAGATAACTTTCAAGCGTTTAATAATCGGCGACATGGAGGCTCCGGAGATTCTATAGAAAATTTCAGATGCACAAATTCCCGGTTTGAAAACAATGGCCTAGATGTTTGGGGTAAATTTTCCGGTGCAAAACCAGCCGTTTTTAATGGCAATGTTTACGGAAACGGATGGATTATGGAAGGTTATGGCTTAGGTTCAGGAATACGCAATATCATATTTGATCAGTGCTCTTTTATAAGCAACGCTGCCAGCGGATTACTCTTTTACGACGTGGCCAACTCTTCTGACCGTAATTTTATTTTCAGGGATAAAATTAAAATTCTCAATTCTACGCTAGACAGTGGTGTTCAAAATCCCACAGGAGACTTTGGACTGATCTTTACAAGCAATATAGAGAATAAAAAAAACCATATGAAACTGTACAATCAGGTGTTGGTTTCAAATACTACTATCACAGGAAAAATCTTATTGAGGTCTGTACAGAATGTACATCTGCTGGATGTAAATATCATAACTCGAGACGAAACGCACGGACTTCTCGATTACGCTGATAATGTTTCCTATCTCTTTACTACGAACAAAAAAACAATTTTCACCTGGGAACATTATAATGGTAAGAACATACAGTAA
- a CDS encoding glycosyltransferase family A protein, with amino-acid sequence MSSFGKEGNGCVSVIMPVYNAELTVLQSVQSVVLQSYTDWELYIIDDGSLDDSPKIIKDFIAASDQDIQKKIFYTKKENEGPSKARNLGIEKSSGQFIAFLDSDDMWVRDKLEIQVRYANLYPEVGVISGGYNRSVVKTGGKFVFISFAQLLQRNYFNTPTVLLSRKKLGESRFSENQKYSEDYRLWLELTYRYRGIYLHETVARSITGKLSYGISGLSSNLWLMEKGELSNFYFLWKTKRIKGSQFILTSSLSLIKFLRRILILAVKQNDI; translated from the coding sequence ATGAGTTCTTTTGGGAAAGAAGGTAATGGCTGTGTTTCAGTTATAATGCCTGTGTATAATGCAGAATTGACAGTACTCCAGTCTGTGCAATCAGTAGTATTGCAGTCTTATACTGACTGGGAACTGTATATTATTGATGATGGCTCATTAGATGATTCACCTAAAATTATAAAAGATTTTATTGCAGCATCCGACCAGGATATTCAAAAGAAAATTTTTTATACAAAGAAGGAAAATGAAGGTCCGTCTAAAGCAAGAAATCTAGGTATAGAGAAATCCTCCGGACAATTTATTGCTTTTCTGGATTCGGATGATATGTGGGTACGGGACAAACTTGAAATTCAAGTGAGATACGCTAACTTATATCCTGAGGTGGGTGTAATTTCCGGTGGTTACAACAGAAGTGTGGTTAAAACAGGGGGCAAGTTTGTTTTTATTTCATTCGCACAGTTGCTTCAGCGCAATTATTTTAATACTCCAACGGTTTTGCTGAGCCGTAAAAAGCTTGGTGAAAGCCGTTTCTCAGAAAACCAGAAATATTCAGAAGATTACAGGTTGTGGCTGGAGCTGACTTATAGATATAGAGGAATTTATCTTCATGAAACTGTCGCCAGAAGCATAACAGGAAAATTAAGTTACGGCATTAGCGGCCTTTCATCCAATTTATGGCTGATGGAAAAGGGCGAATTATCGAACTTCTATTTTTTATGGAAGACGAAAAGAATAAAGGGGAGCCAGTTTATTCTAACCAGTTCGTTATCTTTAATAAAATTTTTAAGACGAATATTAATTTTAGCGGTAAAACAAAATGATATTTAG
- a CDS encoding EpsG family protein: MLYYLLPSVILMVMVSMMYISKLKLKSYATFLFLACLPAIVISVLSGDSGTDKESYYGWIGNSFNGNSEKVTYEPGFKYLSLLLSYIYPSVYFIIPAIALLTTLILIKSYSNSKYQLLIFTFLLFPYFYFDMTMNGLRYGLSFALVSLAAHQLSKPKKNSFLFFVFALLAVSMQYSSFLMVVLIYLSQVNFKKIHLLFLVVVGYAVVSILDFEYFDNKVDVYNDISRPSGISGLSPLILFFTVFLFNWYLQKKLSWIYFVILGLEILSFLLSLKSYSGLRFQTLMMFTLLIFIAHFQTVQVLRKRLLAVFFMIACLSLSLKMRNFMNEEKFVETPFIPYEFFWERR, translated from the coding sequence ATGTTATACTATCTTCTTCCCTCGGTGATTTTAATGGTTATGGTGTCGATGATGTATATTTCAAAATTGAAATTAAAATCATACGCAACATTTCTGTTCTTAGCATGTTTGCCTGCTATTGTTATCTCGGTACTGAGTGGAGATTCCGGTACGGATAAGGAATCATATTACGGCTGGATCGGGAACAGCTTTAATGGAAACAGTGAGAAAGTTACTTATGAACCTGGCTTTAAGTACCTGAGTTTACTTCTATCTTATATCTATCCGAGCGTTTATTTTATTATTCCTGCAATAGCCTTACTGACTACCTTAATACTTATAAAATCCTATTCAAACAGTAAGTATCAACTGCTTATTTTTACCTTCTTACTTTTTCCCTACTTCTATTTTGATATGACTATGAATGGCCTTAGGTATGGATTGAGCTTTGCACTCGTTTCGTTGGCCGCACATCAATTAAGCAAACCTAAAAAGAATAGTTTTCTATTTTTTGTTTTTGCACTTCTTGCAGTCAGCATGCAATATTCCTCTTTTCTTATGGTGGTTCTTATCTATCTTTCACAAGTCAACTTTAAGAAAATCCATCTACTTTTTTTAGTAGTAGTGGGTTACGCGGTGGTAAGTATCCTGGACTTCGAGTATTTTGACAATAAGGTTGATGTTTACAATGACATAAGCCGTCCTTCCGGTATTTCGGGATTATCTCCGCTGATCCTCTTTTTTACTGTATTTTTATTTAACTGGTACCTTCAAAAAAAATTAAGTTGGATATATTTTGTAATTTTAGGGCTTGAAATTTTATCTTTTCTTTTGTCACTGAAATCCTATTCAGGTTTACGCTTTCAAACGCTGATGATGTTCACACTTTTAATATTTATCGCACATTTTCAGACAGTACAGGTGTTGCGGAAGCGCTTACTGGCTGTGTTTTTTATGATCGCCTGCCTTAGTCTTTCGCTGAAAATGCGAAATTTCATGAACGAAGAAAAATTCGTAGAAACACCATTTATTCCATATGAGTTCTTTTGGGAAAGAAGGTAA
- a CDS encoding glycosyltransferase family protein yields the protein MDNKEIVVLHKTSVSDFPPILSLLRYLKKNGYRVHLVLGYERTEAMRQELHEMCETLHITNIVPSKNKILYWLKIRRTFWRIINENNYTSKLIWLPAADTTLALGSKLLNCNYVLNLYELFDDEPLYLKRLKKFALKAKMVICSNDERAHILRVWWKLPHTPKVILNKPYTGISGRNLPLPKDIEDKIRTLDGTKIIIYQGMIRPERDLEGLCKVLTERPEFSLIVMGPETQYLQKLLAINPAILYIPFVAPPYHLHITSHAHIGVLSYDHSSLNNIFCAPNKLWEFSNFELPMLGNNIPGLYNTIETNKMGRCADFIDRESVISALSDIIENYDDYASRASEFYNSYDYDAELSRILSKLG from the coding sequence ATGGATAACAAAGAAATAGTTGTATTGCATAAGACTAGTGTATCGGACTTTCCGCCGATTTTATCATTATTAAGATACCTAAAGAAAAACGGTTACCGGGTTCATCTTGTCTTGGGTTACGAAAGAACAGAAGCCATGCGGCAAGAATTGCATGAGATGTGCGAGACTCTTCATATCACTAACATAGTTCCTTCAAAAAACAAGATACTTTACTGGTTGAAAATCCGAAGAACATTCTGGAGAATTATTAACGAAAACAATTATACTTCAAAACTTATTTGGTTACCGGCAGCAGATACTACCTTAGCTTTAGGCAGCAAATTACTGAACTGTAACTATGTTTTAAATTTGTATGAGCTGTTTGATGATGAACCCCTATATTTAAAGAGACTGAAGAAATTCGCGCTTAAAGCGAAAATGGTAATATGCTCTAATGATGAAAGAGCGCACATCCTTAGAGTCTGGTGGAAATTGCCACATACGCCAAAAGTAATTCTAAACAAACCCTATACTGGTATTAGCGGTAGAAATCTGCCGCTTCCAAAAGATATAGAAGACAAAATCAGAACTTTGGATGGCACCAAGATCATTATTTATCAGGGAATGATACGACCGGAAAGAGATTTGGAGGGCCTGTGCAAGGTCCTAACCGAACGTCCGGAATTTTCTCTTATTGTGATGGGGCCAGAAACACAGTATCTCCAGAAGCTTCTCGCTATAAATCCAGCTATACTTTATATACCTTTTGTTGCGCCGCCTTATCATTTACATATTACCAGCCATGCGCACATCGGTGTATTGTCTTATGACCACTCTAGCCTGAACAATATTTTCTGCGCTCCAAATAAGTTGTGGGAGTTTTCTAATTTTGAGCTTCCAATGCTTGGCAACAACATCCCTGGGCTTTACAATACCATTGAGACAAACAAGATGGGAAGATGTGCCGATTTTATTGATAGGGAATCTGTTATTTCTGCTCTGTCGGACATAATCGAGAATTATGATGATTATGCATCGCGGGCTTCGGAATTTTATAATTCCTATGATTACGATGCAGAACTTTCCAGAATTTTAAGCAAACTGGGTTAG
- a CDS encoding oligosaccharide flippase family protein produces MSKLLNLINGRIKAVLSSELNKRIFHHSFWILTGNILSKLSLLVATILVTQHLGKHEYGEFGIIKSTILMFAMFAGMELGITATKYISQYRFTDKQKVERIVGLSTFFALIISIIIGISVYFYAQEIAMMIKAPQIITEIRISAFILFFSSLNGIQSGILAGLENFKQLSINNAVAGVVSSIAMVVASRYLGLQAVVVAFGLNYLFLFILNFRTLNREFYKIFSISIFKKDNFKESQVLWKFSFPAIFAGIMVGPVTWLCNYFLIQEHNGFEQMADFDIAHQWRSTILFIPTALAQIALPLLSQSVDRKSDYKHILNKNIKLNFFIAFGIVTILILISPVIIRLYSDNYQDALVPLIIMFVTTGFIAVNNVVGQAIASQGKMWLGLLVNFIWAGTLIGTCMLFVSHLKLGATGLAVAYLLSYVVHTLIQFLYIKKIVR; encoded by the coding sequence GTGAGTAAATTGCTAAACCTTATCAATGGTAGAATTAAAGCAGTCTTATCTTCCGAATTAAATAAGAGAATTTTCCATCATAGTTTTTGGATACTTACTGGTAATATCCTGTCTAAACTTTCGTTGTTGGTGGCGACGATCCTCGTGACTCAGCATTTGGGTAAACACGAGTATGGTGAGTTTGGCATAATAAAGTCTACCATCCTGATGTTTGCTATGTTCGCCGGGATGGAACTTGGAATTACTGCCACCAAGTATATTTCTCAATATCGTTTTACCGACAAACAAAAGGTAGAAAGAATTGTTGGGTTATCAACTTTTTTTGCCCTAATCATTAGTATAATCATAGGAATATCGGTCTATTTTTATGCTCAGGAAATTGCGATGATGATTAAAGCTCCTCAAATAATCACTGAAATAAGAATAAGTGCTTTTATACTGTTCTTTTCGTCACTGAACGGCATACAGAGTGGTATACTTGCGGGTCTTGAAAATTTTAAACAGCTCTCAATCAATAACGCTGTTGCGGGCGTAGTTTCTTCAATTGCGATGGTTGTTGCTTCTAGATATCTTGGATTGCAAGCGGTTGTTGTAGCTTTTGGACTGAATTATTTGTTTCTTTTTATCCTAAATTTCCGGACACTGAACCGAGAATTTTATAAGATTTTTTCTATTAGTATTTTTAAGAAAGATAATTTTAAGGAGAGCCAAGTGCTGTGGAAGTTCAGCTTTCCTGCTATATTTGCCGGAATAATGGTAGGTCCGGTTACGTGGCTCTGTAATTATTTTTTGATTCAGGAACATAACGGTTTCGAGCAAATGGCTGATTTTGACATCGCTCACCAATGGAGAAGCACCATATTGTTCATTCCAACCGCTTTAGCACAGATTGCTTTACCATTACTATCACAAAGTGTAGACAGAAAAAGCGATTATAAACACATTTTGAATAAAAACATAAAGCTGAATTTTTTTATAGCTTTTGGAATAGTCACCATATTAATCCTGATTTCACCAGTAATCATCAGACTGTACAGTGATAATTACCAAGACGCGCTTGTTCCGCTCATTATTATGTTTGTTACAACGGGTTTTATTGCGGTAAATAATGTGGTAGGTCAAGCGATTGCAAGTCAGGGAAAAATGTGGCTTGGGTTGTTAGTGAATTTTATTTGGGCCGGAACTCTCATTGGCACTTGCATGCTTTTCGTGTCACATTTGAAATTGGGAGCAACTGGTTTAGCTGTAGCATATTTGTTAAGTTATGTAGTTCACACACTTATTCAGTTTTTATACATTAAAAAAATAGTTAGGTAA